The Oxyura jamaicensis isolate SHBP4307 breed ruddy duck chromosome Z, BPBGC_Ojam_1.0, whole genome shotgun sequence genome window below encodes:
- the TMEM215 gene encoding transmembrane protein 215: protein MARTMRPDDINPRTGLVVALVSVFLVFGFMFTVSGIKGETLGDIPLLAIGPAICLPGIAAIALTRKTDGCTKWPKNKCPCCKQGRDRDVMELLRTPSDLESGKGSCDELAKKAYHKDRRALRGEDSVSICTTTTTTTTAGECKSLIRKVDQEEMLRYLENCYPEMPGNVFAGDGSMYSALEKKGSSPTRDSDACPDVEDNIFVAPKDSIIVCSYKENSPYDRYCCYINPTGVASDQETIV, encoded by the coding sequence ATGGCGAGGACCATGAGACCCGACGACATCAACCCCAGGACGGGGCTGGTGGTGGCTCTGGTCAGCGTCTTCCTGGTGTTTGGCTTCATGTTCACCGTGTCCGGCATCAAGGGGGAGACCCTCGGGGACATCCCGCTGCTAGCCATCGGGCCGGCTATTTGCCTGCCGGGCATCGCTGCCATCGCGCTCACCAGGAAGACCGACGGCTGCACCAAATGGCCCAAGAACAAGTGTCCGTGCTGCAAGCAAGGCAGGGACCGCGATGTCATGGAGCTGCTGAGGACACCGTCAGACCTCGAGTCTGGCAAGGGGAGCTGCGACGAGCTGGCCAAGAAGGCGTACCACAAGGACCGCAGGGCGCTGCGCGGTGAGGACTCGGTGTCCAtctgcaccaccaccaccaccaccaccacggcGGGGGAATGCAAGAGCCTCATCAGGAAGGTGGACcaggaggagatgctgagaTACCTGGAGAACTGCTACCCAGAGATGCCAGGGAATGTGTTTGCGGGAGATGGTTCCATGTACAGTGCCTTGGAGAAGAAGGGCTCTTCTCCCACCAGGGACAGTGATGCTTGCCCAGACGTTGAAGACAACATTTTTGTTGCTCCTAAGGACAGCATCATTGTCTGCTCTTACAAGGAGAACAGCCCTTATGACAGATACTGTTGTTACATAAACCCTACTGGAGTCGCCTCAGACCAGGAGACCATAGTGTGA